From the Cloeon dipterum chromosome 4, ieCloDipt1.1, whole genome shotgun sequence genome, the window GATGGAAGTGCAATATGTTGTGCCAGACTTATTTCTTTCCCCGGGGAAAACGCTGCTGAGGAAATATCTCGGTGATTGCATCTTTCGCTTCGTTTCACTTCCTCTGGAGTCCATAAATATTGAGCTTTGCCAGCAAGAGCAGTTTGATTGAATGTTTGGAGGGACTTTTTCCTGAACACGTGCGCTCATTCCCAGTCTACGTGCTgacatcaattttatttttgctctttgcgCAGTATGATGTAATCGTTTGCTTCTGTGTTGCAGTATTTGCGGATTCCGAGCCTGATTACCTTGGTGATAAGGAAGAGTACGATGAGGAGGATGGAGATGAAGAAGATGGTGGCCTTGGAGACAACATCAGCATCATCAGCAAAGCCAGAGACCTGCAGATCAGGGAAAAAGACGATGTTGTGTTGCCCTGTGAGACCGAAGGAGGTAATAACCTGCATTTTTAAACCCTCCATGGACTGAGATCGCTATTAAAATCATATTGTGTGGCCGAAGCTATTAAATGCTAATTGCGCCTTTTTGGCTCACGTCCCTTAAATTCGCCTCAGGTACAAAAGAAAGATTGTTCTCCAGTTGTGGTCTCCAGCCCCTCGTCTCCATTAGCGGGCCCTTGCATTTGGGTGGGCTTTCTTACTCACAAGATGGGACGGGCCGTAGAGatgcacacaaacacactcgcTCTTAGGAGTAAGCAAGTGCTGCTTCTGAGAGTGAGTGTGCTACCAGTGTGTGTGGTGTTTGATCAGTCAGGATGGTATTTATAGTAACGCCGCGCCGGCACACACATCCCAATCATAAATCAGACCTGCACCTCCATGACAGGATTAGAAAGCAATTGgatatgtttttttaacaaataaatttcttcttaTTTTCCGAATAATGTTGATCAAAAGTGCACTGGAAACtttatttgtgaatttcaatattatttcagaCAACATCCAAATCATCTGGCTGAAGGACAAGACGATTTTGTTCACTGATATGATCAGATCAGGCAAAGACAAACGCTACGAGAGGCTAGATAACGGCTCTCTCAAGATCAGCAAGGTGACCGCTGAAGACACTGGCAACTACACATGCCAAATTGCAATTCAGTCGAAGCCATCAATCACCCACCAGCTCAAAGTTCTGAGTATGCattgcagtttaatttttcacaaagcaaaaactaatttttttacttttcagtTGCCCCACGAATCGTCAACTGGAATCATGGGCTCAAAAAGACACTTAACAAGGGCGAGTCCCTCTCACTATCGTGCAGCGCCACTGGATACCCACAGCCCTCGATTTCTTGGTCTAGAAAGGTATATTTAATCCCATGCAAACGTAATAAAAACATGATCTGCATAGGTGCATATAAAaggggaatttttattttacggcaAGGGTAACATGACATATTATGatgctaaaatttcaattcagtgttttaaattaataacataaGAGCTCTTatgacaaggaaaaataaatttgcggtTTATTGATTGCtaattcaaatgaattatCTGTGTCAAATGCcacgaaaaaaatgttttattatttgatgttGTCTCTCTATGAAACTCAAATActttgagagcaaaaatagACTATTACTTAATTTGATGAACAAACTGTTCGGATCATGTTTTCTTTAAACATTTTAGCACAAGGAGATAATAATTGGCTTCCATCAGACAATCCTGAATTATCTACGATTTGTTCACGCTTCAGGGATAAAACTTAAACTTGAGATTAAATTCAGGAAGAACCCcatttcttataaatttataataatcattttcgattatcttttttcaaattcattaaaaaactattttagcAGGGTCGCCGCATGCCTAACGGCGAGGAAACAATTGATGGCGAGAGCGTCATCTTTGAGGATGTGAGCAGAAAGCATGGTGGCGTCTACGAGTGCCTGGCCACCAATAATGTCGGTGACCCAGCCACCAGCAGCGTAGAAGTCGAAATTAAATGTGAGCTTTGCGTACGCTACTAGTGAATCATTCATGAATTGAATGGACAGAAAGGGAGTTACCTGGATCATAATTTATCTGGTGGGGTATGAGCAGTCAGCGTGccataaaaatttgcttcaaacTAGGAGGGGCCGCACTATGTAATTATCCACTAGGATAATTGAATAACACAGTCCCTCAGTGCGATTGTTGCTCACCCCTCAAAAGTGTTCTCTGACCCAACCTACAATTATCCTTGCTGCAGAGGGCTGATTACACactcaaaattaatgtaattgaatttaatgtcAACGGGGGACCCATTATTTAATAGATTAGGTCAAAACAGTATTTTATTGGCATTCAATAGAAAGAtgtaatttgagaaaaaacgTCGCAGTGGTAAAATAttcacacaaaatatttttcctatcCATAGACGCTCCAGAAATCGAGATAGAGAAGGCGATTGTCAATTCAGGCGAGGGCTCTGACGCTGAGTTGGTGTGTGAAGTGCACGCTGACCCCCGACCAAAGGTTGGTTGGTTCAAGGACGGCGTTGCCATCGCCCACACTCCAGACAAGTTCAAAATCTCTCACGCTGGAAGTAAGCACCTGCTCACGATCATCAACACTCAAAAGTCGGACTTTGGAAACTACACCTGCCACGCTAACAACTCCATGGGCCGAGTTGACAAAGTCGTCAGGCTCTCTGGTAAACAAGATATTTGATAACTACCCAAAATTGGTGTCTAATTGTGTTTGTTATTTCCAGGTGAGCCTAGCCCTGCGAGGTATATCTCTGGCGAAGAGATGGAAAATGGGCAGAAACTGAACTGGCTTGTCGAGAGCCACTCCCCAGTTTCCAAATTCACACTCAAGTACAGGAACAGAAAGGTTTGACATAACTACAAttcattgaaaacaaattttctcattgCAACAATTTTGTAGGGAGGAAACTGGATGGAGGTCCACCCTCCTGTAGAGAACCCAGAGGGTAACCTTTACTCAGTAGAACAGAACTTGGACCTAACTCCTGGAGAGTATGAGGCTATTCTCTTATCTGAGAACACTTACGGCTGGTCCGATCCCAGCATTCCACACTTGTTCAATTACAGTGAGTACTTTCTCTTGTCCTAATTATGCACTGGTTTGTGTTTCCTGTGAGTTTTCATAAATATCCGCGTCCTAactaaattgtttgaaatcctaccttgaaaattcattaattaaccAGCTTGCCTCCCCAATGGATACGTTTTGCATATTTGCatgaaatcaaacaaaactCGTAATTCCcaattgtttgaattaattgcatggaaaaattaatttgacttgATTGTGTTTGGTATATAGCAATGTTGGAACCTGGTAAGAGGAAGAAGCTCAAAGCAGCTGGTGGTGGAGGTATTTTACTGTTAGAAGGTATGCAATTTGAAAGACTTAATGTTTAAGCACGTTGTTTGTTGCATTTTGATTTGCATGACTTGTAGTAGTTTAGTATATATAATCTTGTTTGAAACGCTATTTTTATATGGACACATTTCCCATTTGTAACTTTATATGCAGTATTGCTAATATGTTTTAATTCTTCCAGAACAAGCTGAGGaaacaagtgaaaataatGCGCCATCCGTGAAGTCGCAAATCTTTGCAGTATTGACCATTGCCAGTCTGAGCACTTTTTTCTTGTAGTCAGTTTTGAGGTGAGTCCTTCAGTACatgtttaaattgttaaatgtgctaaaattaatacatCATCGCGATTCATTGCTTTAAACTGTAATAAACGGCTTAGATAATCTCACCCATGATATTTTTCATGGACATTCTGCGAACTatgctcttaaaattaatattttctatgaGAGTAATATCTCGGCCATTTCTATTTACAGCATGCACCTTGGTTATAACATGACTGTGAAATCTTCTTGGTAAGTTGTTTACAGCAATTTTGTTGATCCAGCCGTGGTATTCATGCactcattttctttttgcagaTTACGcgtaaaatcatatttttcccAAGAATAGAGAGCTGCGATGACTTTTATTGATGGGAGTTAAACCACTTCAAACAgcataaaggaaaaaaagaagtCTGACTTGGGAGCAGTATCAAGACTGAAGAGCAACTAGCTTTTTCTACAAGCTACACACACTTCTCTATTATGTCTTCACACCTTGCTCCCTTGTCACACGTGAACGACCGAAATTGAACATCCAACCAAGAAGAGAGATCACAACTGAAAATAGTTTGAAACTTACTGGTGCCTTTGCAAAAAGAATCTACGCCCAGAGCATCCACATATTCGCTTAAGTGATTTCAATGCCAGAAATCCATCCGACGTTTCCAGTCTCTGCGGTAAAAGTGgctttgagttaaaaaaaaatccagtgaAGTGCTGTGGAGACTGGGAAAACACTGCTCGGAATTTGCACCTGACTTCACGACATTGGCTTTTGCcagttagaattttttattttgtgcctGTGCACCGCGCCGACTTTTTTGAGTGGCAGATCCCGCCTGTTTTTCCAGTCTCCAAAACTAGAGCGGAGCACGTTTCGGCTACCAGAggacaataattcaaaatacaaattgacAACGCCATATTGTTGTTTTGCGAGAGAAATACTTGTAGGCAAGGTTGCGAATCTTAGTGAAAAAGCAGCGAATCTATTTAGCAGACCACGAGTTCATGTTGTAATAAGAAACTTGCGTGCTTTAAAACCAACAGAAATCTACACACACACCCACGATGTTGTAcgattataaattaaacatagTTATACCCAACAAATCTCTGTCAAGTGTTGCAAAACTAGATGTTTCTGACGCATTATTCTATCtacaaaatcttttaataaGTGCATCAAATTACGCAGAAAGACACACTTCTAGACGAAACCTGTTTGTTTCCTGCTAATTAACAAATTCAATAGTGTATACTTCAAAACGCAGAACACGTTttgcagttaaaaataattctgaaatttttgaaatatcaagaaatatggaaaatttgaGGAAACGTGTAATACagattcattatttaatatttaagttgtaaaattgaacatttcctcaaattttctgtgtacggaaaactattttaaacacAGAGTAGCTCTTGAAATTTGGTAGAAATATTGTACTAGACACTTCTGAAAGATTTAAATACTATAAATGCCATTTATGTGTTCTTAAATGAACTTATTgcaattgattgaaaaagaaTTTGGTTACCAAAAGCACAAAAAGTGTAAAGATGCTACGGGTTGATCAGACAcacaatatttgttttggaaacccaattatatttttgaaaatatgctaaattttactttttaattacctcATTTTAACAAGTTGTACATATACATTGACAAAGGAAACACACAGTCTCTTGAATGCTTATTTGCAAGTAGAACGAAGATTTtaacattacaaaattattgttttgtataataatacatattatacagCTAGGTTCGTCCGACTCGATTGATGTCTATTTTTGTTCTCCTTTCTCTTTTAATCCGGTGTGTATGCGTGTAAATTAATTGTGGCTgagcgtttttatttatgtatttgttGACGCAGACAATTGAGTTAGTTTTACTGTTCACAAAGTTAGATCTTAGACACTACTACAACTCAAGCGTATTCAGCTGATTAAATATACCAAAAAATATAGGCTCTGGCAGTAGTTGCAAATGTTGAGTTGCAGTTTTTGCGCGCTACAAAATCATACGTCAGCTCTAATTTATTCCTCACCGAGGTCTACGAGCagcatttaaatatgtattgtgTCGTGAGGAATCGATTAGAATCTCTTGAAACCAGTAAATTTAGATGTTTCTGTGTAAAACGAGATGAACAGAGAGTGAGTTCGAGTGAACGGGTGCGAACAAAAGTCGAGTGATTTTCAATTCGatctaattaaattctaaagtAAAACACTTTCTGACAAATGGTCTGTGCTCCGTGGTGGCTAATTAATCCATTTGTTTCATTCTCACGTCAATGTCCAGGCAATCTTTTTTGTTCCCTGAGCAGAAAATCAGTGTCAGCTTTGATTGTGCTATAACAGCAGGCCTGTCTACACTGCAATGCATGTTTGTTATTCTGCTATACAAATGTAAAGGCGGCTGAGCAGCTTGATTGTACGCAGGTGagcacaaaatataaaatattaatacgcGAACagcttaattgaaaatataaagttGTGTCATTTGTTGATCAGCCACCAACagcaaaattgtattattttaacagaaataaaaGTATATATAATGCAGAAGAAATACCTTgccttttaatatattttcacagCCGATGATATAGGAAGGAGGAATCTGTGCCTTACACCTTCTGAGAATACCAATTTCGAGAACTTCCTTCGCAAAATATGCTCGCCCCTTAGGGTAAACTTGCCAAATATCATACCACACGCcaggatataattttttcctcggcACTCGCTGAAATATGAACAGGAGTGTGATTTTTCAGCTGTGAAGAGACGGGGTATTTTATAGCAGCGCGGCTTACGCCCCCGCAGCCCTCCCCGCCTGCGAAAAACTCTTCGCATGGCGACGACGGGTGAGAGCAATATTGAGAAGGCGCGGATTTAATAGAAGACGGCGTTTCCACATTCGCTGCATATAGTGCCTCGAGTTATCAAATTCGGCAGCTCAAAAGAAATTGAACACGCGCTCTTCTAGGCCTGGAGGTAGAAATAAAAAGTCGTGGAAGATTTTTCAGATGGATTGATCAAACGTGATTTACGTAGATTTGGAgtggattgatttttaaggaatattCCGACAAAATATAATGGTGACAATACTATTTAATAGCTACTGCTTTAGTGTGCAGCACCTGGAAATTTTGTAATCCGCGTATATGCAACCTGGGAATAGTTGCTGTTAGGTCGGTTGCATACTCTATGCaagtaaagaaaatattattcaagcCAAACTTTTATAATGCTAAACTCAAGttgcacaaatttattttcaaaatcaataaactaAATTCATTGTAGGGCTATCAGCCAATTTACACTGATTTCTAAAATTACCTGTACATTTTGAATGTCATAAGTTCCAAAAAATCACCCTGAGAAATTTTGTTAGAGCTGTCAACACCCTGGACGTTGTTACGTGGCCCACTCGCAATTACTGTGGAATAATaactataatatttattatacttTGCGCCAATTCAATAAAAGGTCTCATCCCAAAATCCGGTTATAATGAttgctcattttttaacaCTCCGCGCTCCATCCAAGGAAATCAAACAGATTGAAGACAATAAATGTGTTCCTCAAATGTGTAAAATGTGTCAAACGATAGTAATATCCAGACTTTTTAAAGAGTACAAGGACACACAAGATCTAATAAGTCcttcaaacttaaatttgtTACGTGATTTCATGGTTTATCTGTTGTATATATCTAAATAAAGAACGGTTTCTTTTGATACTcttgaatttataaaagcaATTGAAAGATAAGATTATGTAATCCTGATATCGCAGATGCGATACGAACAGCACTACATAATGAAGACTTTGATTCTCTTTGGTTcacgtatttaaatttagtcaaaATGGAGCTTCTCAGCAAAATAGTGGCTCTGAAATTGCTGCTCCTATTGCAATTTACTTCTAGTTCACTCGGCGTTGAGAGTGATGCTTGTCTTAGGGATATAGCGAAATACAAGGAGGATTTTCAAGCTGGAGTTCCCTGGGCGTTGAGAAGTAAGTTCAAGTTGCTTTCCCTAAATGAATTTGCACGTTCTTGATGCCTTCGTCTAATTTATCTGACAGTTATCCCGACACGGTGCGTgtaactaaaatttatatgaatAATAGGTTCCTCATGAACGTTCTCAGTAAAATTTAGAAGAATTTATTGGCAAATCCACTGAAATCTAACTTCTATGGCAATAAACGCAAAACGTGCTTGGGGACTTtataaccaaaattttaataactatgCATCATACCTTCCATCCAGTGTTCGACTCGGCGACCAAGATGCCGAGTGGCATTTTGGACGGCAACGTACTCCAAATGGGCAATTACGACGAGTGTCTGAGCGTCCAGGGACCTCCACCGGTGAGCTCAGCTGATTCGAGCTTCACCGGTCTCTTCTGTCGTGTCAAAATTACCGAGTTAACCTTACCCGAGTTGAAGGCACTTCACTCGTTGAGGGATCTCAACAGAACCCACGTGCTGCAATATATGCATTTGCCACTCCTGCACTATCTAGAAAAATCACaggtaatatttattcaaacaaaattttgcacaaCAAATCCATTAGACGCCAACTATTTATTAGAGTGTATTTTGAGATTTATGAAAGCAACGATCACCCATCATTAATGAAGATCATctcgtaatttattaaattattccgcTTCCTTATTCCATAGTGGAATTTTCCTGTATTTCtttatggtttattttttcttggatGAATTGTTGGACTTTTCTTGAAGCGAAAAATGTAGCACGAATTTTATTCGTTTCTAAATTAGATTAACAGTAAATGTGCGctatttgtatattttctttccgtgaaatagttttttctattcaaaattcataactatctgaacaaaaactaaaaatgactCATTTTCGCTTTAAGGAAACACCCGAATCTACCATGAACACTTTGAGGTCACATGTTATtggatgtttattctcacactttGTCATAAATACATTAATGTATCACAGTCAATCACAATGTTTAGCTTCAATTAGCTCTGTCATTATATAATAGTATAAATTATTGGAACACAATGTCAAATGTCAACATATTAATACCTCATCATCTAATAGGCAAAGCTGTCATGATTATAATCTTCTCACGCGACTGTTCTGTCTTGCTCAGGGAGGTGACGTGCGCGATTTGTCGCTGCAGTGGGCGGCGTGTGCTCCATCGACGTGCGGCGCCGAGGGCCTGGAAACGGTGGCCGAGTACAATCTGAATTTGCTGCTGGCCGAAATCGGTGGCTCCGTGCAAGTGGAGGCCGTGCAGAAATCGTGCTTCGCGATCGGCGACGGTTCCGACGAGTTCGACCCGGCCGCCTGGGGCCTCGTGTGAGAAGCCTCAATTTATGCGCTTTAACCGCCCGCTAGCCCTGCTCATTTGCATCACAAAATGTGTGTCGCTTTTCTTCTCAGAGAGAGCGTCCCACTCTCAAGCTGCGCGTGGCGAAATCGCCAAGAAATTTGACGTTATTACCCCATTTCAGCCATTTCAACACGGATTTGCCCTTCGGCTCGAATATTTGAATagcaaaactttgaaatttcgcTATTATGGTGGTAAATGCTATTATAAATTCTCTCCACAGAATAACTtgctaattcatttttttcttgataacGCTCAAATAGGGATGGTTTATAAAGTAAATTAAACGAGTTAATACTTATCTTGAAGACGTCCTCCTTGTATCATTCAAAACCTTTAATCATTGTTACCCTCTCAGGAGCAATACTGATTGCATTGTAATAATTGACTGTGATTAGTAATGCTATATTATATAAGAGTAAGAAAGAAACGtaatcgaaaaatatttctgatttattaattttttataaaacattaTGTCTAAAAAAGATCGCATGGAATTGAATCCATTTTTGACAAAcgtgataaaaaatttttggGGTGAGTTAAAGCAGAGCGTAATATAGACACGGCATATTTTGCGATAATGTACAGTAGGTGCCACGACACACTTGAGACAGGTTATTTTTGTCAACCTTTAGTCGAATAACAACATTTCAAATgttagaaaaatgaataaatcagtGATTATTTAATCGATTACGTTTCTTTGTTACGCTTAGCATTACTAATCACAAACACAACTTTGAAcgataatataaattaagttttctGAATCCAATTTTAGGGGACTTGCGAGTTTCATTTGTTTCCTGGTTGTTCTTTCCTCGGCCTACGACTATTACACCTCCTCAAAAGGtttcaaaccattttaaaCGCTATGAAATATTTCTCAGCTCAATGTTTGTTTTAGGAATTAAGCCAGCCAATAGAGTGCTGTTGGCTTTTTCGGCGCAGAAAAACCTGACTGAGCTGTTTTATATTCCGGATGATCTTCCGTCGGGCATTCTTCCTTGCCTGAATGGCATTCGGGTTTTGAGTCTGTGTTGGGTGCTGCTGGGCCACAGATATCACGTACAGACAGATATGGCGAATATCAACGCTCTGCAAATTCCAAAGGTTATATTTATCGACAATCTctgcagcaaaacaaaatttccgaCCACGTGACAAtactcaaaaaattttacatttttattttaggtggCAAACGTGCCGATCAATATGATTATGCTCAACGCGTACTTGTCCGTGGAGACATTTTTCTTGCTGAGTGGACTCCTAGTGGCGTACACCAACTGCATCAGGGCGAACAAGGGTCAATCCTTTAACCTGATCCAATACTACGTCAACCGCTACGTTCGGTGCTTACGAAATTGATCGAGATTTACGTAATGctaataaatgatttaaatttgcgtTTAGGCTGACGGTGCCATTGGCTctgctcgtttattttttggcGACAATGTCGGACAAGGTGGTGCGGGGGCCCCTGATGGATTTGTACATCGACTATGACGCACAAGTGTGCAGGGATAATTGGTGGGCGACGCTGCTTTACGTCAACAATTACGTCAATAATTTAGCTGTGGTATGCCAAAAAATTGCTATAATCTGACCAAACGCTTTTATAAGCCACAGACATGCGatggaaaattattacacCCGTCTCTTTCAGTGCGGCGGGCAAACGTGGTATTTGACCGTAGACATGCAGCTGGCGCTCCTTGCCCCGATAATAATTTTCCCTCTGATCAAATGGCCAAAGCCAACCATGTATgtgatatcatttttaacCCTGGCCTCGGTGGCAGCTGCTTTCGCCACAACTTACATCAACGAATTATTCTGGACGAATCCTTTGTAAGATTTACCTTCAATAATCTTGCCCTGCTTCTAACAAGGTTAATCTTTTCAATCAGCGGGCCTGGAGGTCTAAATTTTTGGCTCTACCTGTACAGCAACACCCCAATGAGAGCAGCCCCGTTCTTGGTTGGAATGGGTCTCGGCTATATTTTGAGCAACAAAAGCCTCGTGCAAAAAATGCGCTTGACCACCTGGCAGGTGTACGTAGCTTGGTTCCTTAACACGGCCCTCTGCCTTGCGGTCGTGTTCACCTTGGCCATAGCGTATCAGGATGGATACGAGTACGACAAATTGGAGGCAGCTTTCTACGGCTCCTTGCACAGACTGGGCTGGTCTTTAGGAATTGCGTGGGTTATTTTTGCATGCACAGCTGGCTATGGCGGTGAGAAATTTTGCCAATATCAACAAGGCTTGTGAGTTTTCGTTAGTTTCCGTTCCAAAAATGTAACTAGTTTTGGACATCAATATCGATCGaggcttaaaatttatagttgggataaagcttgatttttttataagtttcTACTCATGAGTTAAGATCCTTGCATTGCTAGGAGCATATTAGTTTTGGAAtggatttttcccaaaaatttatGCTATTCGTTAGAGCATAGAGGgaggaaatatatattaaaatttaatttggtaaaaatctGTTTGAGCAAAAAGTATTGACAGTTTAAGAGGATAACCgatgttataaaataattttacaacataTTTTGAGAGggtttttggccaaaaatatAGGCTTTGGTCTGTTTCAAGATAAAATGagaactttaaaatttgcaaatatataAAGTTGGCAGAAGTTTGTCAGTTGTCACTTGCAGCActcggaaaaatatttaactggcTAAAACtcaagaggaaattaatttaacaacaaaatatacaaaataaattttttcatttaaatgtgaatattttacaattttttttaccgaTGTGCCTATTCTTTGAGGAGATATTTGAGAAATTACAAGGCATAAATCCTTTCCTTCTAAGCATCAAAACTTACTTGAGAGACAAAACAAGTAGTAAAACTATGAAACTATTCAGGTTGGGTGAACGAGATCCTGTCGTGGCGCTATTTCGCCCCGTTCAGCAAGCTGAGCTACTCTTACTACTTGACTCACTATGTCATCATGTTCTGGCACGGTGGAACTTGGCGAAATCCGCACTACTTTACGCATTTTGAGAGTGTAAGTAATTGTTATTAACGAGCCGCGCGCTCGCCGATGTATGGGCAAAGTTTTCGCCAGAGTAATTGATTACTTCGCGCACGGTGCTTTTAGGTGCACGCGTTTTTCGGCGACCTCTTTGTCATCTTTGTGCCATCGCTGCTTCTCTACATAGCGGTGGAGGCTCCAACCTCGGCTCTTTTGAGACAAGCTTTCAAAAGGGGCTGACAAAAGCCATTCACAGTAAGGTATGCGTAACGGAATAAAACTTTCATGCAAGAACGCTGATTCGTTTTATTGGAATATTCTTGCGATTTGAGACTGACTTTAGTAGCTAGAATAATGACGGAGCTACAATATCATGTCTGGAGGTTTGTAAAGAAACTGATTGACaaacttcatttttcaaatgatacAGTCGTGTCTAATAATGTAAAGAAGTCAAGAGACGGCATGACAAATAAAAGTCGTGTATCTTTGAAACGACATGAATTTGCCCATGTTTACTTAAGATAGCGAGCAGCTTTCAGTCGTTTGCTGTTATTAGAGTAAACATGTGAAATTGAGGACTTTCTGCAGAAACTCAAAACCAGTAAAGCGTACACATGTAGCTTATCAATCGTTTGTCAAATGTGCTAACACATCAAAAAGTGTCGCGTGAGCTTAAAAGCACGTTCAGAACGTTTGTGGCAACGGAGGTAATGAGCATTGCACGCAAATCGCTCGCCATCAAAGAATCGCGCACTGCTTGAGTATTAATTAGAAACTCGCAATGTAAACATAATGTTGGCTGCCGAAATTTGGTCGCCTTATGGGAACGATTTCAAAATCAGCAAACGAGCGATTGATGTTTGCTTTTTGgttgtgattaaaatttgcacagTGCACAGTTCTCAAAGGGGAAACGGTGAGTTGATGACTCAAAATCAGACAGATATATGTGTTCAGCGAGCGTCTCCGCTGGGAAAAACGCAGGTAAACATTTGCGTTTGTATTTGGcaagaatttttccaatttctgtCGCGATGTGGACCGTCCTTTAATGTTTACATAGCATTTCGCGGTTTTTCGTGTATTTGctctgaaaaatttttctatatGTAAAACTCTggctttttgcctttttcggTCAGGTTTTTTGTGCTAACATTCATTACATAGATACGCCTCAAATGGAATTAATGCAAACATGGAGCCTTTTACCGCTGAATTGTGCTGAATTGTGTGTGAACGATTTTAACGCTGGCGCGCGAGTCAGTACGACACCAAACCATCTATGCtctatatttttcagttcGTCGCCGAGGCTGGTAACCAAATAAGCAATAATTCAGCTCgcgaaaaaatgtatatataaaGCCAGCACTGATTGATTTCAAGTTCGATCTGCTGCTCCATTAATTCTGCGGTGAATGTGCACATGCATGATGTTT encodes:
- the LOC135944814 gene encoding opioid-binding protein/cell adhesion molecule homolog isoform X1, whose amino-acid sequence is MNRALWLLLIIGLNAALLPAVFADSEPDYLGDKEEYDEEDGDEEDGGLGDNISIISKARDLQIREKDDVVLPCETEGDNIQIIWLKDKTILFTDMIRSGKDKRYERLDNGSLKISKVTAEDTGNYTCQIAIQSKPSITHQLKVLIAPRIVNWNHGLKKTLNKGESLSLSCSATGYPQPSISWSRKQGRRMPNGEETIDGESVIFEDVSRKHGGVYECLATNNVGDPATSSVEVEIKYAPEIEIEKAIVNSGEGSDAELVCEVHADPRPKVGWFKDGVAIAHTPDKFKISHAGSKHLLTIINTQKSDFGNYTCHANNSMGRVDKVVRLSGEPSPARYISGEEMENGQKLNWLVESHSPVSKFTLKYRNRKGGNWMEVHPPVENPEGNLYSVEQNLDLTPGEYEAILLSENTYGWSDPSIPHLFNYTMLEPGKRKKLKAAGGGGILLLEEQAEETSENNAPSVKSQIFAVLTIASLSTFFL
- the LOC135944814 gene encoding opioid-binding protein/cell adhesion molecule homolog isoform X2 encodes the protein MNRALWLLLIIGLNAALLPAVFADSEPDYLGDKEEYDEEDGDEEDGGLGDNISIISKARDLQIREKDDVVLPCETEGDNIQIIWLKDKTILFTDMIRSGKDKRYERLDNGSLKISKVTAEDTGNYTCQIAIQSKPSITHQLKVLIAPRIVNWNHGLKKTLNKGESLSLSCSATGYPQPSISWSRKGRRMPNGEETIDGESVIFEDVSRKHGGVYECLATNNVGDPATSSVEVEIKYAPEIEIEKAIVNSGEGSDAELVCEVHADPRPKVGWFKDGVAIAHTPDKFKISHAGSKHLLTIINTQKSDFGNYTCHANNSMGRVDKVVRLSGEPSPARYISGEEMENGQKLNWLVESHSPVSKFTLKYRNRKGGNWMEVHPPVENPEGNLYSVEQNLDLTPGEYEAILLSENTYGWSDPSIPHLFNYTMLEPGKRKKLKAAGGGGILLLEEQAEETSENNAPSVKSQIFAVLTIASLSTFFL
- the LOC135944137 gene encoding O-acyltransferase like protein-like produces the protein MELLSKIVALKLLLLLQFTSSSLGVESDACLRDIAKYKEDFQAGVPWALRMFDSATKMPSGILDGNVLQMGNYDECLSVQGPPPVSSADSSFTGLFCRVKITELTLPELKALHSLRDLNRTHVLQYMHLPLLHYLEKSQGGDVRDLSLQWAACAPSTCGAEGLETVAEYNLNLLLAEIGGSVQVEAVQKSCFAIGDGSDEFDPAAWGLVGLASFICFLVVLSSAYDYYTSSKGIKPANRVLLAFSAQKNLTELFYIPDDLPSGILPCLNGIRVLSLCWVLLGHRYHVQTDMANINALQIPKVANVPINMIMLNAYLSVETFFLLSGLLVAYTNCIRANKGQSFNLIQYYVNRYVRLTVPLALLVYFLATMSDKVVRGPLMDLYIDYDAQVCRDNWWATLLYVNNYVNNLAVCGGQTWYLTVDMQLALLAPIIIFPLIKWPKPTMYVISFLTLASVAAAFATTYINELFWTNPFGPGGLNFWLYLYSNTPMRAAPFLVGMGLGYILSNKSLVQKMRLTTWQVYVAWFLNTALCLAVVFTLAIAYQDGYEYDKLEAAFYGSLHRLGWSLGIAWVIFACTAGYGGWVNEILSWRYFAPFSKLSYSYYLTHYVIMFWHGGTWRNPHYFTHFESVHAFFGDLFVIFVPSLLLYIAVEAPTSALLRQAFKRG
- the LOC135944814 gene encoding opioid-binding protein/cell adhesion molecule homolog isoform X3, whose translation is MNRALWLLLIIGLNAALLPAVFADSEPDYLGDKEEYDEEDGDEEDGGLGDNISIISKARDLQIREKDDVVLPCETEGDNIQIIWLKDKTILFTDMIRSGKDKRYERLDNGSLKISKVTAEDTGNYTCQIAIQSKPSITHQLKVLIAPRIVNWNHGLKKTLNKGESLSLSCSATGYPQPSISWSRKQGRRMPNGEETIDGESVIFEDVSRKHGGVYECLATNNVGDPATSSVEVEIKYAPEIEIEKAIVNSGEGSDAELVCEVHADPRPKVGWFKDGVAIAHTPDKFKISHAGSKHLLTIINTQKSDFGNYTCHANNSMGRVDKVVRLSGEPSPARYISGEEMENGQKLNWLVESHSPVSKFTLKYRNRKGGNWMEVHPPVENPEGNLYSVEQNLDLTPGEYEAILLSENTYGWSDPSIPHLFNYKQAEETSENNAPSVKSQIFAVLTIASLSTFFL